TGCGTCCGATGGAGGAGTCGTATAAAATAGACCCTGAAAAAGAGCACGAACGTCAAAAGAGCGAAGAAGAGGCAAGCGAGTTTGAGAACGAAGAGCAAAACACAAAAGCCAAAGATGAAGAGAATTTAAAAGACGAGCTTGATAGCGAAGAAGAGAGCGAAGAACCGCACGTTTTGGATATAAAAATTTAAACTTTAAATTTAAAGATGGTTGTTTAAATCACACCATTATTTTTAAAATTTACTAGCTAACTGCGCCTAAAATCAAAAAATCATTTAAAAAGTAGAAATTAAAAGAAGTAAAAGTGGCGAGAGGATGAGAGAATCGAACTCCCCACCAGACGGTCAACCGCCCAGTCATCGGGTTTGAAGCCCGTGAGCATCACCAGATTACTTTATCCTCCGTGCGCGTTATTTTAGCAGATTTAGATAAATTTTAGCCCATTTTCTATAAACTTTTTGAAATTACAAAAGGATTTATGATTTCTAAATTTAGCGTTTTTGCATTTTTTCTCTTATTTTTTTGCTCTTGCTCCTCAGTCCTCACCCCAGCAACAGCGCCACTAAATGTATATGACGCATACTCTATTTCTCGCGATAAACGCGGTATCTACTCGATCTCACGTGATAAATTTATCCAAAGCAAGCTACAAAGCAAAATTTTGTTTTCAAAAGGACTTAGCAACATCGACATCGAGATAGAGGTCTTTTACGGCGATGCCTATCTCATAGGGCTTGTTGATAGCAAAGAGCTTGAAGGTAAGCTAGTTGAGCTTGCTAAAAGCACAGACGGAGTGCGAAAAATTTACACCTATCTTAGGGTAAAAAAGAGCGAGTATCCGTGCGATAGCCTGAGCATACTTGCAAATTTAAAGCAAAATCTCTTTAAAGATAGCGTCGTTGAGGGCACAAATGTGCGTGTTAGCATCGTTGGTTGTGACGTTGTTTTTAGCGGTGTGGTAGATAGTATCGAGCAAGAAAAGCACGCCATTTGGTACGCTAAGCACATTGATGGCGTGGCTGATGTCTATTCATTCATCAAAGTTATCAAATAAATTTATACTTCGCGCTTTTTCACAAAACTTGCTATCAGACTTGGCAAGATGATGAGCGCTCCAAGCAGCATAAAGACCATAACAAGATCGGTTAGCAAGCCAAAATAAATTGTCGGTATAAAGTTGCTAGTTATCATCACACTAAAGCCAAGGAAAATGGTAAATGAGGTGTAATACATCGCATATCCGATGCTAGCATGCGCAGCCTTGATGCTTTCAAAGACGCCCTTTGTAAGCAGCTCCTCTTTGAAGCGGTGGATGTAGTGGATGATATCATCAACGCCGATACCTATACTAATGGCAGCAATCGTAATGCTCATCACATCAAGCGGTATGCCAAAAAATCCCATCACGCCAAAAAGGGTGCAAAGCGGAATCAAATTTGAAACTATGGCGATGGTCGCAAGTTTAATGCTTCTAAAAACAAAGCAAAATATAACAAAAAGTATCGCAACCGTTAGTCCAAATGTATCAACCTGCGAGCTAAGTAAATTTTGAAGCATGTTGTTATAAAGCACCATCATGCCGACAACTTCGATGCTTACGTTGTCATTTTTAGTAAGTTCTAAAAGCCCTTCTCTAAGCTCTTTTAGAAATAAATTTCGTCTAAGCTTTGGATCGCTATCAACGATCCTTAGGCTAAATCTAAGCTCGTCGTTTTCGACGCTTACATAAGGACTTAGCAAAATCTTTTTATACTCAAGTGGTAGTTTTTCGTACATCGCAGCTAGCAAAAAATCATCACTAACACCGTTATTTAGCTCTTTTATCGCCTTTATGAGCGTTGCAAGCGAGCTTACGTTGCCCACAAAATTTTGCTCTTTTAGATAGTCGTGAATTTTCTCTGCAACTCTTGTGTGATAGCTGTTAAACCAGTATTTCGCGCTCTTTGCGTCGTTTTCAAACTCACTTTCAAAGTCATCTTTCTCATCACTTTTTTCTTGTTTTGGCTCGCTCTCTTTAAATTTCACTATCACATCAACTGGGATCGTGCCGCCAAGCTTTGTGTCGATGACTTGCATGCCCTGGCGTATCTGTGTGCTCTCTTTAAAGTAGCCAATGAAGCTATTTTCAACCTTTATCTTACTGATGCCATAAACGCCAAAACAGACAACAAGCACGCAAACTGCGTAGATGATCTTTCTTGAGTTTAGGGCTAAATTTGCGCAGTATTTTGTAAATTTAAAGCTGTTTTCAAATGTCCTAACAGGGGCAAGCTTCTTTAAATTTGCATTTATCGAGCCAAATAGCAAAAAGGCAAGCACTAGTGAAACGCTGATACCTGCACTCATCATAATGCCAAGCATGATAACTGGCTTTATATCGGCACTCATTAGTGAGCTAAAGCCAATGACTGTCGTAAATATCGCCCAAAAAGATGGAGAAAATTTGTCACGAAGTGTCAGGTAGATGAGCTGGTTTTGGCTGTATTTTGGGTGCCTTGCGTAAAATTCTCTATAGCTTACGACTAGGTGGATGACAGTTGAAATGGTGATAATTAGCTGAAGTGCGATGTAGTTTGAGCTAATGACAGTCACTTCCCAGCCAAACATACCAAAAATACCAGTCGTAAAAATGGCGCTCACTGCGCAGATAAACATCGGTAAGATGATCCATCTTGGCTGCCTAAAAAATAGCCACAAGCTAAAGCTAAGAAGCGCTAGAACGCTTAGCCCGTAAACCAAAAGATCGCTCTTTATAAAGCCTATCATATCATCAGCGATCATATTTGCGCCGCCCAAAAACAGCTCGTCATTTGCGTTAAATTTAGCGATGGCTGCCTTTATTTTTTCAAGGTTGCTGTGATCGCTCTTTCTAAGCTCATCTCGGTAGGCTTTAAACTCCGCTAAAAGCGCTTTAAATTTCTCTTCTTCAGCCTGAGTGATAGTGCCGTTTGACTCTTTTTGGCTAAGTAAATTTCGCTCATTTAAAAGCTCGTTAAATTTATCATCTTGCTTTAAATTTAGCGCGATCGCTGTGGTCTTTAGATCTTTGCTTATCAAATTTCCACTATAAATGGGACTTTTTGCAAACTCAAGCTTTGCTTTTGAGATATTTATATCTTTATCGCTTAGCGTTGGTGTGTGATCTAAGATGCCTGTCACGCCGCCTTTTACGCTATTTAGAAGCGGCACGTTTAGTATAGAAGTGATACTGCTAACCATATCGTTTTTGGCTAGTTCGTCGCTTAAATTTTTAATAAGCTCTAAATTTTTAGGTGAAAAAAGATCATCTTTTGGGGTAAAAGCGACCACCAAAAGCCCTGGCGAGTCGTAGCGTTTTGCTATCTGCCTATAAGCTTTTAGATCAGGGTCATGCTCAAGTAGCAAGGTTTCGGCTGAGGCGTCTATGCTTAGTCTTGTGCTAAGGCAGCCAAAAACTACGCTTAGAACTAGCACAAGCGAGATAACAAGCTTGTTTTTGGCAATGATAAATTTAAAAATTTGTCGCATCAAGGGTTATTTTTTATCTTGATCGGGCAAAACAGCTTCGCTTAGTTTTTGTAAAAGCGTATTAAAATCGCCATTGTTTAGTACGTCGCCAAACTGGCTTCTATAAGTTTGAATGATGCTCACACCAACGATATCAAGGTCATAAATGAGCCAGCCACGCTCTTTTGCATCGTAAAATTTATAGATAAATTCATAGTTTTTGCCGTCATTTAGAAGCTCTGATGTAAGCCAGTATCTATTTTTTTGAGGCTCGCTCTCTCCAGTGATGTGGATCTGTTGGTCTTTGTAGCCTAAGAGTTTGTCGATATATGAGCTTTTTAGCTTTTGCTCAAAAGCAGCGTCAAATTTAGCTTGCTCGTCGGCACTTAGGCTGTTGTAGCGCTTGCCAAGGCTGATCTTTGCCATCTGTTTGTAGTCAAAAAATGGATCAAGCAGAGCAAAGATCTCTTTTGTCTTTGCCTTGTCGTCTAAATTTGCATTTTTTAAAACTTCAATCACCTTTGTTGTCTTTGCCTCTATTTCAGGCTTTATCTGCTCTTTTGACATAGCAAAAAGACTAGTTGCAAAAAGTAAAACCGCTGCAAGAATTTTTAAAATTTTCATACTTACTCCTTGATAAGTTTATCGCGTCTTTGCTCATAAGCATCACGTAAAAACGGATATAGATCGATCGCGTCTTTGCGTAGTTTTTCATACGCTGTTGGGTCTTGTGCAAAGCTATTAAACGTCCTATAAGACATAATACCAAGCGATAAAAGCATAGGGTCTACGTAGCTGATAGGATCGGCAAAATAGTCGCCAACTAGGCCTCCAGTATCTCTTAAATTTGATGGTCCGATAAGTGGCCAAACGATGTGAAAGCCGCTTCCAAGCCCCCAGTAACCAAGGGTCTGTCCAAAGTCCTCGTTGTGAGGCTTAAGATCATAGTATTTTGCCCCGTCAGTTAGCCCACCAAAGCCAATTATCGTGTTTGCCAAAAATCGCAAAGTCTCTTCGCCAGCATTTTGAAATTTAAACTGAAGCAGGTTATTTACAAAGCGCACTGGAAAAAGGAGGTTGTCAAAGAAATTTGCAACCATCGTTCTAGCTGTGGCTGGCACGACATAAGCGTAGCCTTTTGCTACTGGAGTTAGCATGTTTATATAGATAAAGTCATTTACGTTTGTCATCACTCGGTTGTAGCCACTAAGTGGGTCAAATACATCTTTTTTTGCTTCAAATTCAACATCAAAGTCATCATTTTCATTGCCATTAGTCGCGTTTATGTCGGCGCTGGCACAGGCTAAAAGCAGGCTACAAAAGATAGCAAGCAAAAATTTCATCATAAAACCTTAAAATTTATTTATAAAATGTGGCTTAGATTTTATCCTCTTGAAACTTTACAAAAAGTTAAAGAAAATTTGTAATTTAAGCTTGTGAATTAATATAATTAGATAT
This genomic stretch from Campylobacter concisus harbors:
- a CDS encoding BON domain-containing protein, encoding MISKFSVFAFFLLFFCSCSSVLTPATAPLNVYDAYSISRDKRGIYSISRDKFIQSKLQSKILFSKGLSNIDIEIEVFYGDAYLIGLVDSKELEGKLVELAKSTDGVRKIYTYLRVKKSEYPCDSLSILANLKQNLFKDSVVEGTNVRVSIVGCDVVFSGVVDSIEQEKHAIWYAKHIDGVADVYSFIKVIK
- a CDS encoding efflux RND transporter permease subunit; this translates as MRQIFKFIIAKNKLVISLVLVLSVVFGCLSTRLSIDASAETLLLEHDPDLKAYRQIAKRYDSPGLLVVAFTPKDDLFSPKNLELIKNLSDELAKNDMVSSITSILNVPLLNSVKGGVTGILDHTPTLSDKDINISKAKLEFAKSPIYSGNLISKDLKTTAIALNLKQDDKFNELLNERNLLSQKESNGTITQAEEEKFKALLAEFKAYRDELRKSDHSNLEKIKAAIAKFNANDELFLGGANMIADDMIGFIKSDLLVYGLSVLALLSFSLWLFFRQPRWIILPMFICAVSAIFTTGIFGMFGWEVTVISSNYIALQLIITISTVIHLVVSYREFYARHPKYSQNQLIYLTLRDKFSPSFWAIFTTVIGFSSLMSADIKPVIMLGIMMSAGISVSLVLAFLLFGSINANLKKLAPVRTFENSFKFTKYCANLALNSRKIIYAVCVLVVCFGVYGISKIKVENSFIGYFKESTQIRQGMQVIDTKLGGTIPVDVIVKFKESEPKQEKSDEKDDFESEFENDAKSAKYWFNSYHTRVAEKIHDYLKEQNFVGNVSSLATLIKAIKELNNGVSDDFLLAAMYEKLPLEYKKILLSPYVSVENDELRFSLRIVDSDPKLRRNLFLKELREGLLELTKNDNVSIEVVGMMVLYNNMLQNLLSSQVDTFGLTVAILFVIFCFVFRSIKLATIAIVSNLIPLCTLFGVMGFFGIPLDVMSITIAAISIGIGVDDIIHYIHRFKEELLTKGVFESIKAAHASIGYAMYYTSFTIFLGFSVMITSNFIPTIYFGLLTDLVMVFMLLGALIILPSLIASFVKKREV
- a CDS encoding ABC transporter substrate-binding protein, whose translation is MKILKILAAVLLFATSLFAMSKEQIKPEIEAKTTKVIEVLKNANLDDKAKTKEIFALLDPFFDYKQMAKISLGKRYNSLSADEQAKFDAAFEQKLKSSYIDKLLGYKDQQIHITGESEPQKNRYWLTSELLNDGKNYEFIYKFYDAKERGWLIYDLDIVGVSIIQTYRSQFGDVLNNGDFNTLLQKLSEAVLPDQDKK
- a CDS encoding MlaA family lipoprotein, giving the protein MKFLLAIFCSLLLACASADINATNGNENDDFDVEFEAKKDVFDPLSGYNRVMTNVNDFIYINMLTPVAKGYAYVVPATARTMVANFFDNLLFPVRFVNNLLQFKFQNAGEETLRFLANTIIGFGGLTDGAKYYDLKPHNEDFGQTLGYWGLGSGFHIVWPLIGPSNLRDTGGLVGDYFADPISYVDPMLLSLGIMSYRTFNSFAQDPTAYEKLRKDAIDLYPFLRDAYEQRRDKLIKE